The Chitinophagales bacterium genome includes the window GTCCATATTGACCTCTATTGTCAGGTAGAAATGCGGGGCAGTGTACATAGATTCGGCCAATCTCTTAGCTATGACTTTGCGCATTTGTGAAAGTGGAATTTCCTCAAATGACTCCTGACCTATAGGTAGATTTTTCAATATATTTCCGCTACTATTTGCCGAACTAGAGCCACCTTGATAGGTCTCAACATCTTTTTTCACTATTCTTCCATCTTCGCCAGTTCCCACTAGGTTAGTAAGATCTATTCCTTTCTCTTTGGCTATACTTTTAGCCAATGGACTAGCCTTGATGCGTTGGTCCGCAGAGCTTACTGGTTCGGCAGTCGGAGCAGAAGAGATTGTTTGAACAACAGAAGCCCCCGCTTCTACCTTGGACTCTTCTTTAGCCGGAGGAGTAGTAGGTGCAGTATCACTTAGCAAGGATTGAAAATCTTCACCTTTTTTACCTAATATGGCCAATAATCCATTGACAGGCACAGAATCGCCAGATTTTGCTGCAACATAAAGTACCTCACCAGATTGGAAACTTTCAAAATCCATAGTAGCTTTATCAGTCTCTACCTCTGCTACTACTGTACCAGCTTTGATGACATCGCCTACTTTAATGAGCATATTCGCTATGACACCTTCTTCCATAGTGTCGCTCATTCTTGGTAAATTTAATCTTTCTGCCATATATTTAGTTTATTCAGTTAAAAGTTTGTTCAGTTATCAGTTTATTTAATGGTCAGTCGTCGGTGAATAGATAACAGTTAGAATAATTGAAATTAAATAAATCATATCAACCTCGTATCTTCTCATTCACAAATCATCATTTCAATCTTTTTTTCAAATTATTACATCATCACATCTCCATATCATCACGTCATCCAATCAATTACCTTCTTCCTGGGGTGAAATTTTGCATTTGCTTCATCATCTTCTTCATTTGCTCGAATTGTTTGATAAATGCATTGACCTTTTCAATACTATTTCCGCTACCTTTAGCGATACGCATTTTTCGTTTCATATCCAATATATCTGGATTTGCCCTCTCTTTCGGAGTCATAGATTGAATAATGGCCTCAATTTTTACAAATTGTTTTTCGTCCACATCAATATCTTTCATAGCATTACCTACACCAGGTATCATCTTCATCAAATCTTTCATATTACCCATCTTTCGTATTTGCCCCAATTGGTCTAGGAAATCATCGAAATCAAACTGGCTTTTAGCTATTTTCTTGGATAACTCCCTTGCTTTTTTCTCGTCATAAACCTCTTGAGCTTTCTCCACGAGCGATACAATATCACCCATGCCGAGGATTCTATTCGCCATCCTATCTGGGTGAAATATATCGAGCGAATCTTCTTTTTCTCCTTGTGATATGAATTTGATAGGTTTATCCACGACGTAGCGAATAGATAAGGCTGCACCACCTCGGGTATCGCCATCCATTTTTGTAAGTACCACGCCATCAAAGTTTATGGTATCGTTAAATGCCTTAGCAGTATTCACCGCATCTTGCCCTGTCATGGAATCTACTACGAATAAGGTCTCCGAAGGTTTTAGTTCATTTTTCAATTGAGATATTTCCCTCATCATAGCCTCATCCACCGCCAATCTACCTGCTGTATCGACTATAATCAGGTTGCAATTATTTTCCTTGGCATATTTGATAGCATTTTCAGCTATCTGTAGTGGGTTTTTATTCTCCATTTCTACATATACCGGCACACTAATCTTCTCACCTAGTGCCTTCAATTGTTCCATAGCTGCTGGTCTATAGACGTCAGCTGCCACCATAAGAGGCTTAAATTTTTTCTTATTTTTAAGGTAGAATGCGAGTTTGTGTGTAAAAGTCGTCTTACCAGAACCCTGTAAACCAGCTATTAAAATGATCGGCGGAGTACCTGTAATATTGATATCTTGTTGACTGCCACCCATCAATTCGGTGAGGGCGTCATTCATGATTTTAATGAACATTTGACTAGGAGAAACAGAAGTCAAAATTCCTTTTCCTATGGCCTCATCTTTTACTTTGTCAGTAAAATCTTTTGCTACTTTATAACTCACATCGGCATCAACTAATGCACGACGAACCTCCTTGGCAGTAGCTGCCACATTTATATCGGTTATTTTACCCTGCCCTTTCAGCGTTTTGAGCGAGGCTTCTATACTTTCCTGTAACTTTTCAAACATCCTATATCCTAACGGTATAAGCTACAAATTTAAAAGAAAATATCTGATAATGATTGAAAAAATCAAAAAAAGGACCCTAACGCTATATTCGTTTTAGGCAATATGACAAAGGTGTAAAAAGTCAATCCTAAGGAAAGAATACAGAGGAGGATTATTATCCAAAAAAACAACTTTTCTTTCTGTACGGTCATAGTTTATAGAGATAAATTTTCCAAAAATCTTTTTTACTGCCTACGGTCTGGATGAGATGAAGCCCCAGTGCAGTGGCATTTTTTACTTCGCAGGCGGAGAATATATACCGTCCTCCGAGCTTTTTTATCTGTTCTGTATTGATTTCCAGATTATAGATTTTTTTACTGTCATGGGCACTTTGACAGTTTTGAACATTTTCTACTCCTAATTCATCGGAATAGAGATAGCAACGATTGCCCCAGGTGTCAAATTTTTCCCGTATGAGC containing:
- a CDS encoding 2-oxo acid dehydrogenase subunit E2, giving the protein MAERLNLPRMSDTMEEGVIANMLIKVGDVIKAGTVVAEVETDKATMDFESFQSGEVLYVAAKSGDSVPVNGLLAILGKKGEDFQSLLSDTAPTTPPAKEESKVEAGASVVQTISSAPTAEPVSSADQRIKASPLAKSIAKEKGIDLTNLVGTGEDGRIVKKDVETYQGGSSSANSSGNILKNLPIGQESFEEIPLSQMRKVIAKRLAESMYTAPHFYLTIEVNMDNAKLAREQMNAISPVKISFNDMVIKACALALKKHPYVNASWLGDKIRINHHVNIGMAVAVPDGLVVPVIRSADMLSLSQLAASSKSFAEKAKNKQILPDDMKGNTFSISNLGMMGIEEFTAIINPPDACILAVGAMKDIAGVKNGQIVPTSVMKMTLSCDHRVVDGAVGSAFLADVKKYLESPVSMLV
- the ffh gene encoding signal recognition particle protein, which encodes MFEKLQESIEASLKTLKGQGKITDINVAATAKEVRRALVDADVSYKVAKDFTDKVKDEAIGKGILTSVSPSQMFIKIMNDALTELMGGSQQDINITGTPPIILIAGLQGSGKTTFTHKLAFYLKNKKKFKPLMVAADVYRPAAMEQLKALGEKISVPVYVEMENKNPLQIAENAIKYAKENNCNLIIVDTAGRLAVDEAMMREISQLKNELKPSETLFVVDSMTGQDAVNTAKAFNDTINFDGVVLTKMDGDTRGGAALSIRYVVDKPIKFISQGEKEDSLDIFHPDRMANRILGMGDIVSLVEKAQEVYDEKKARELSKKIAKSQFDFDDFLDQLGQIRKMGNMKDLMKMIPGVGNAMKDIDVDEKQFVKIEAIIQSMTPKERANPDILDMKRKMRIAKGSGNSIEKVNAFIKQFEQMKKMMKQMQNFTPGRR